Proteins found in one Micromonospora sp. WMMD1082 genomic segment:
- a CDS encoding ACT domain-containing protein gives MNELAITVIGRDRPGIVADVAEVLARLGANLTDSTMTRLRGHFAMTLICVGPAAAEVETALAPLAADGQLLATVRTVTPDGETAPAGAPYVMAVHGADRMGIVAAMTRVLADAGGNVTDLSTRLAGSLYVVVAEVELPTGAADAVAGRLAETAAGLGVEVTLRPADPDLL, from the coding sequence ATGAACGAGCTCGCGATCACCGTCATCGGCCGGGATCGGCCCGGCATCGTGGCCGACGTCGCCGAGGTGCTGGCCCGGCTCGGCGCCAACCTCACCGACAGCACGATGACCCGGCTGCGGGGGCACTTCGCGATGACCCTGATCTGCGTCGGCCCGGCCGCCGCCGAGGTCGAGACCGCGCTGGCCCCGCTCGCCGCCGACGGACAGCTGCTGGCCACCGTACGCACGGTCACGCCCGACGGTGAGACGGCACCGGCCGGCGCGCCGTACGTCATGGCGGTGCACGGCGCGGACCGGATGGGCATCGTGGCCGCGATGACCCGGGTGCTGGCCGACGCCGGTGGCAACGTCACCGATCTGAGCACCCGGCTGGCGGGGTCGCTCTACGTGGTAGTCGCCGAGGTCGAGTTGCCCACGGGCGCGGCCGACGCCGTCGCCGGTCGGCTGGCCGAGACCGCCGCCGGTCTCGGTGTCGAGGTCACCCTCCGACCCGCTGATCCGGACCTGCTGTGA
- a CDS encoding A/G-specific adenine glycosylase, translating to MTESTFAGRVSRWYEQNARDLPWRGADASPWAILVSEVMLQQTPVVRVLPAWQAWLERWPTPDALARESPAEAIRMWGRLGYPRRAVRLRDCAVAIVERHGGEVPERLEQLLALPGVGTYTARAVAAFAYGQRHPVVDTNVRRVVCRAVAGEPDAGPATRPADLVATEELLPAQPAAAALASAAIMELGAIVCTARSPRCEACPVESICAWRASGRPAPVGPSRRPQRYAGTDRQVRGLLLAVLREAAGPVPHQRLDQVWADDVQRARALAGLVTDGLVEPVGEASFRLAGDGPPAPVAR from the coding sequence ATGACGGAATCCACCTTCGCCGGCCGGGTAAGCCGGTGGTACGAACAGAACGCCCGGGACCTGCCGTGGCGCGGCGCCGACGCGAGCCCGTGGGCGATCCTGGTCAGCGAGGTCATGCTCCAGCAGACCCCGGTGGTCCGGGTGCTGCCCGCCTGGCAGGCGTGGTTGGAGCGCTGGCCGACGCCGGACGCCCTGGCCCGGGAGAGCCCGGCCGAGGCGATCCGCATGTGGGGGCGGCTCGGCTACCCCCGCCGGGCGGTACGGCTGCGCGACTGCGCGGTGGCCATCGTGGAGCGCCACGGCGGTGAGGTGCCGGAGCGGCTGGAGCAGTTGCTCGCCCTGCCCGGCGTCGGGACGTACACGGCTCGGGCGGTGGCCGCCTTCGCCTACGGCCAGCGGCACCCGGTGGTCGACACCAACGTCCGTCGGGTGGTCTGCCGGGCGGTGGCCGGGGAACCGGACGCCGGACCGGCGACCCGACCCGCCGACCTGGTCGCCACCGAGGAACTGCTGCCCGCCCAGCCGGCCGCCGCCGCCCTGGCCAGCGCCGCCATCATGGAGTTGGGCGCGATCGTCTGCACCGCGCGGTCGCCCCGCTGCGAGGCGTGCCCGGTCGAGTCGATCTGCGCCTGGCGGGCCTCGGGACGCCCCGCCCCGGTCGGCCCGAGCCGCCGTCCGCAGCGCTACGCGGGCACCGACCGGCAGGTGCGCGGCCTGCTGCTCGCGGTGCTCCGGGAGGCGGCCGGCCCGGTGCCGCACCAGCGCCTCGACCAGGTGTGGGCGGACGATGTGCAACGTGCCCGGGCGCTCGCCGGTCTGGTCACCGACGGGCTGGTCGAGCCGGTTGGTGAGGCATCCTTCCGCCTGGCGGGGGACGGCCCGCCGGCACCGGTGGCACGCTGA
- a CDS encoding C39 family peptidase codes for MMTTLIRKAALTAAGAVCAGGMIAAPVGAIAATAGSTNPLAAVAERGHGKGERQLNVRYEAQPNFYYCGPAAVRNALSTMDKDISQDDLAREMGTTERGTDSAHLITKALNQKAGKEVYRTVEIPGRAADDAESDRLRDDIVRAIDDGRAMVANIIGTATDIDGVSHSFEGGHYISVTGYRDNGDQVKIADSANPAQAEYWISTDALADWIASRGYSA; via the coding sequence ATCATGACTACGCTGATTCGTAAGGCTGCCCTGACCGCTGCCGGTGCCGTCTGCGCCGGTGGAATGATCGCCGCCCCGGTGGGCGCGATCGCCGCCACGGCGGGCAGCACCAACCCGTTGGCCGCCGTGGCCGAGCGGGGGCACGGCAAGGGCGAGCGGCAGCTGAACGTGCGGTACGAGGCCCAGCCGAACTTCTACTACTGTGGCCCCGCCGCCGTGCGTAACGCCCTGAGCACCATGGACAAGGACATCTCCCAGGACGACCTGGCCCGCGAGATGGGCACCACCGAGCGGGGCACCGACTCGGCGCACCTGATCACCAAGGCCCTGAACCAGAAGGCGGGCAAGGAGGTCTACCGCACGGTGGAGATCCCCGGCCGGGCCGCTGACGACGCCGAGAGTGACCGGCTGCGCGACGACATCGTCCGCGCCATCGACGATGGCCGGGCCATGGTGGCCAACATCATCGGTACCGCCACGGACATCGACGGGGTGAGCCACTCGTTCGAGGGCGGCCACTACATCTCGGTGACGGGCTACCGGGACAACGGTGACCAGGTGAAGATCGCCGACTCGGCCAACCCCGCCCAGGCCGAGTACTGGATCAGCACGGACGCGCTGGCCGACTGGATCGCCAGCCGCGGGTACTCCGCCTGA
- a CDS encoding ATP-dependent Clp protease ATP-binding subunit — MFERFTDRARRVVVLAQEEARMLNHNYIGTEHILLGLIHEGEGVAAKALESLGISLEGVRQQVEEIIGQGQQAPSGHIPFTPRAKKVLELSLREALQLGHNYIGTEHILLGLIREGEGVAAQVLVKLGADLNRVRQQVIQLLSGYQGKEPAAAGTAPGEAAPSTSLVLDQFGRNLTQAAREGKLDPVIGREKEIERVMQVLSRRTKNNPVLIGEPGVGKTAVVEGLSQKIIKGEVPETLKDKQLYTLDLGALVAGSRYRGDFEERLKKVLKEIRTRGDIILFIDEIHTLVGAGAAEGAIDAASILKPMLARGELQTIGATTLDEYRKHLEKDAALERRFQPIQVGEPSLAHTIEILKGLRDRYEAHHRVSITDAALVAAATLADRYISDRFLPDKAIDLIDEAGARMRIRRMTAPPDLRDFDERIAQVRRDKESAIDAQDFERAAQLRDKEKQLLGQKAQREKEWKAGDLDVVSEVDDEQIAEVLGNWTGIPVYKLTEEETSRLLRMEDELHKRVIGQEDAVRAVSKAIRRTRAGLKDPKRPSGSFIFAGPSGVGKTELSKALAEFLFGSEDALIQLDMSEFHDRYTVSRLVGAPPGYVGYDEGGQLTEKVRRRPFSVVLFDEIEKAHPDVFNTLLQILEDGRLTDGQGRIVDFKNTVIILTTNLGTRDVAKAVSLGFQASEDSDSNYDRMKQKVNDELKQHFRPEFLNRIDDTIVFHQLRELEILSIVDIMIQRIETQLRNKDMGLELTDNAKKYLAKKGFDPVLGARPLRRTIQRDIEDNLSERILFNELTPGQIVVVDCEGDPDDIDKSKLVFRGSDRPAQVPDAVPADLGGSTAAAGADE, encoded by the coding sequence ATGTTCGAGCGGTTCACCGACCGAGCGCGACGGGTTGTCGTCCTGGCCCAGGAAGAGGCCCGGATGCTCAACCACAACTACATCGGTACGGAACACATCCTGTTGGGCCTGATCCACGAGGGTGAGGGCGTCGCCGCGAAGGCTCTGGAGAGCCTGGGGATCTCCCTTGAGGGCGTCCGCCAGCAGGTGGAGGAGATCATCGGCCAGGGTCAGCAGGCGCCGAGCGGGCACATCCCGTTCACGCCGCGGGCCAAGAAGGTGCTGGAGCTGTCGCTGCGTGAGGCGCTGCAACTCGGGCACAACTACATCGGCACGGAGCACATCCTGCTCGGGCTGATCCGTGAGGGTGAGGGCGTCGCCGCCCAGGTGCTGGTCAAGCTCGGCGCCGACCTGAACCGGGTCCGTCAGCAGGTGATCCAGCTGCTCTCCGGCTACCAGGGCAAGGAGCCGGCCGCGGCGGGCACCGCGCCGGGTGAGGCCGCGCCGTCGACCAGCCTGGTGCTGGACCAGTTCGGCCGGAACCTGACCCAGGCGGCCCGGGAGGGCAAGCTCGACCCGGTGATCGGGCGCGAGAAGGAGATCGAGCGGGTGATGCAGGTGCTCTCCCGCCGGACGAAGAACAACCCGGTCCTGATCGGTGAGCCCGGCGTCGGTAAGACCGCCGTGGTGGAGGGGCTGTCCCAGAAGATCATCAAGGGCGAGGTGCCCGAGACGCTGAAGGACAAGCAGCTCTACACGCTCGACCTGGGCGCGCTGGTCGCCGGTTCCCGTTACCGGGGTGACTTCGAGGAGCGCCTGAAGAAGGTGCTCAAGGAGATCCGCACCCGGGGCGACATCATTCTGTTCATCGACGAGATCCACACCCTGGTCGGCGCCGGTGCCGCCGAGGGCGCGATCGACGCGGCGAGCATCCTGAAGCCGATGCTGGCCCGTGGCGAGCTGCAGACCATCGGCGCGACCACGCTGGACGAGTACCGCAAGCACCTGGAGAAGGACGCCGCGCTGGAGCGGCGGTTCCAGCCGATCCAGGTGGGTGAGCCGTCGCTGGCGCACACCATCGAGATCCTCAAGGGGCTGCGGGACCGGTACGAGGCGCACCACCGTGTCTCGATCACGGACGCGGCTCTGGTGGCCGCGGCGACGCTGGCCGACCGGTACATCTCCGACCGGTTCCTGCCGGACAAGGCGATCGACCTGATCGACGAGGCGGGTGCCCGGATGCGGATCCGCCGGATGACCGCACCGCCAGACCTGCGTGACTTCGACGAGCGCATCGCCCAGGTGCGGCGGGACAAGGAGTCCGCCATCGACGCGCAGGACTTCGAGCGTGCCGCGCAGCTGCGTGACAAGGAGAAGCAGCTGCTGGGTCAGAAGGCGCAGCGGGAGAAGGAGTGGAAGGCCGGTGACCTGGACGTCGTCAGCGAGGTCGACGACGAGCAGATCGCCGAGGTGCTGGGCAACTGGACGGGCATCCCGGTCTACAAGCTGACCGAGGAGGAGACCTCGCGCCTGCTGCGCATGGAGGACGAGCTGCACAAGCGCGTCATCGGCCAGGAGGACGCGGTCAGGGCGGTCTCGAAGGCCATCCGGCGTACCCGGGCCGGCCTGAAGGACCCGAAGCGCCCGTCCGGCTCGTTCATCTTCGCCGGCCCGTCCGGTGTGGGTAAGACCGAGCTGTCCAAGGCGCTGGCGGAGTTCCTGTTCGGCAGCGAGGACGCCCTCATCCAGCTGGACATGTCCGAGTTCCACGACCGGTACACGGTGTCCCGCCTCGTCGGTGCCCCTCCCGGCTACGTCGGCTACGACGAGGGTGGGCAGCTGACCGAGAAGGTGCGGCGTCGGCCGTTCAGCGTGGTCCTCTTCGACGAGATCGAGAAGGCCCACCCGGACGTGTTCAACACGCTGCTGCAGATCCTGGAGGACGGTCGGCTCACCGACGGTCAGGGCCGGATCGTGGACTTCAAGAACACGGTCATCATCCTGACCACCAACCTGGGCACCCGGGATGTGGCCAAGGCGGTGTCGCTGGGCTTCCAGGCGTCGGAGGACTCCGACTCCAACTACGACCGGATGAAGCAGAAGGTCAACGACGAGCTCAAGCAGCACTTCCGGCCCGAGTTCCTGAACCGGATCGACGACACCATCGTCTTCCACCAGCTGCGTGAGCTGGAGATCCTGTCGATCGTCGACATCATGATCCAGCGGATCGAGACCCAGCTGCGCAACAAGGACATGGGCCTGGAGCTGACCGACAACGCCAAGAAGTACCTGGCGAAGAAGGGCTTCGACCCGGTGCTCGGTGCCCGTCCACTGCGTCGCACGATCCAGCGCGACATCGAGGACAACCTCTCCGAGCGGATCCTGTTCAACGAGCTGACCCCCGGTCAGATCGTGGTCGTGGACTGCGAGGGCGACCCGGACGACATCGACAAGTCCAAGCTCGTCTTCCGGGGCTCCGACCGGCCGGCCCAGGTGCCGGACGCGGTCCCGGCCGACCTCGGCGGCAGCACGGCGGCCGCGGGAGCGGACGAGTAG
- a CDS encoding Lsr2 family protein encodes MAKQIIHKLVDDLDGGDADETVKFALDGVQYEIDLSGSNAEKLRDVFAPYIAHGTKVGRGGVVVGGRAARGRGGATADREQNKAIRAWARKAGKDISDRGRIPQEIVDEYHSKAGH; translated from the coding sequence GTGGCCAAGCAGATCATTCACAAGCTGGTCGATGACCTGGACGGCGGGGACGCGGACGAGACCGTCAAGTTCGCGCTCGACGGCGTTCAGTACGAGATCGACCTCTCAGGTTCGAACGCAGAGAAATTGCGTGACGTATTCGCTCCGTACATCGCCCACGGCACCAAGGTGGGGCGCGGCGGCGTGGTCGTCGGTGGGCGCGCCGCCCGCGGTCGGGGTGGCGCCACGGCTGACCGCGAGCAGAACAAGGCCATCCGGGCCTGGGCGCGCAAGGCCGGCAAGGACATCTCGGACCGGGGCCGGATCCCCCAGGAGATCGTCGACGAGTACCACTCGAAGGCCGGTCACTGA
- the lysS gene encoding lysine--tRNA ligase: protein MTQQSPVPVDPADDLPEQMKVRREKRDRMLADGVEPYPVSFPRTSTLGQVRQRYADLPTDTATGDRVSVTGRVIFVRNTGKLCFATLRDGDGTELQAMLSLDRVGADRLEDWKRLVDLGDHVGVTGEVITSRRGELSVLAEQWAVTAKALRPLPVAHRPLSEESRVRQRYVDLVVRPQARQMVRTRAAAVRSLRDSLHGEGFIEVETPMLQLLHGGAAARPFVTHSNALDTDLYLRIAPELFLKRAVVGGVERVFEINRNFRNEGIDSSHSPEFAMLEAYQAYGDYNTMAELTRNLVQQAAIAVSGSTVVTHADGREFDLGGEWRSVTLFGVLSEALGEEVTVRTERTRLVEYADKVGLAVAPGWGPGKLAEELFEELVVPGLEAPTFVRDYPEETSPLTRAHRDEPGLAEKWDLYVLGFELGTAYSELVDPVVQRERLVAQAQLAARGDDEAMRLDEDFLRAMEYGMPPAGGMGMGIDRLLMALTGLGIRETILFPLVRPE, encoded by the coding sequence GTGACCCAGCAGAGCCCCGTGCCAGTCGACCCCGCCGACGACCTTCCCGAGCAGATGAAGGTCCGCCGGGAGAAGCGGGACCGGATGCTCGCCGACGGTGTCGAGCCGTACCCGGTCAGCTTCCCGAGGACCAGCACCCTGGGCCAGGTGCGCCAGCGCTACGCGGACCTGCCCACCGACACCGCCACCGGCGACCGCGTCTCGGTCACCGGTCGGGTGATCTTCGTACGGAACACCGGCAAGCTCTGCTTCGCGACGCTGCGCGACGGCGACGGCACCGAACTGCAGGCCATGCTGTCGCTGGACCGGGTCGGCGCGGACCGGCTGGAGGACTGGAAGCGCCTGGTCGACCTCGGCGACCACGTCGGGGTGACCGGTGAGGTGATCACCAGTCGCCGGGGTGAGCTGTCGGTGCTGGCCGAGCAGTGGGCGGTCACCGCCAAGGCGCTGCGACCGCTGCCGGTGGCGCACCGGCCGCTCAGCGAGGAGTCCCGGGTCCGGCAGCGCTACGTCGACCTCGTGGTCCGTCCGCAGGCGCGCCAGATGGTGCGTACCCGGGCCGCGGCGGTACGCAGCCTGCGCGATTCGTTGCACGGCGAGGGCTTCATCGAGGTGGAAACCCCGATGTTGCAGTTGCTGCACGGTGGCGCGGCGGCCCGACCTTTCGTGACCCACAGCAATGCACTCGACACCGATCTGTATCTGCGAATCGCGCCGGAACTGTTTCTGAAGCGCGCCGTGGTCGGCGGCGTCGAGCGGGTCTTCGAGATCAACCGCAACTTCCGTAATGAGGGCATCGACTCTTCGCACTCGCCGGAGTTCGCGATGCTGGAGGCGTACCAGGCGTACGGCGACTACAACACGATGGCCGAGTTGACCCGCAATCTCGTCCAGCAGGCGGCGATCGCGGTCAGCGGGTCGACGGTGGTCACCCATGCCGACGGCCGGGAGTTCGACCTCGGTGGTGAGTGGCGTTCCGTCACCCTGTTCGGTGTGCTTTCCGAGGCGCTCGGCGAGGAGGTCACGGTCCGCACCGAGCGGACCCGCCTGGTCGAGTACGCGGACAAGGTCGGCCTGGCCGTCGCCCCCGGATGGGGGCCGGGCAAGCTGGCCGAGGAACTGTTCGAGGAGTTGGTCGTGCCCGGCCTTGAGGCGCCCACCTTCGTCCGGGACTACCCGGAGGAGACCAGCCCGCTCACCCGGGCGCACCGCGACGAGCCGGGTCTGGCCGAGAAGTGGGACCTCTACGTGCTCGGGTTCGAACTGGGCACCGCGTACTCGGAGCTGGTCGACCCGGTGGTGCAGCGGGAACGCCTGGTGGCGCAGGCGCAACTGGCCGCCCGGGGTGACGACGAGGCGATGCGACTGGACGAGGACTTTCTGCGCGCGATGGAGTACGGAATGCCACCGGCCGGTGGCATGGGAATGGGAATCGACCGGCTCCTGATGGCGCTGACAGGCCTGGGAATTCGGGAAACCATCCTCTTCCCGTTGGTCCGCCCCGAGTAG
- a CDS encoding type III pantothenate kinase produces MLLCIDIGNTNTVLATFDGDKLVHSWRIKTDARSTADELGLMFRGLLAGDAVEITGVAACSTVPAALRSLRTMLTRYYGELPSVIVEPGVRTGVQLAIDNPKEVGADRVVNTLAAYTLYGGPSIVVDFGTTTNFDVISARGEFLGGAFAPGIEISFDALAARAAQLRKVEATRPRSVIGKNTVECLQAGLYFGFAGQVDRIVERMTAELGDLKAVIATGGLASLVLTECQTITHHEPMITLIGLRMVYERNV; encoded by the coding sequence GTGCTGCTCTGCATCGACATCGGGAACACCAACACCGTGCTGGCGACCTTCGACGGCGACAAGCTGGTGCACTCCTGGCGGATCAAGACGGACGCCCGGTCGACCGCCGACGAGCTGGGCCTGATGTTCCGGGGTTTGCTCGCCGGGGACGCCGTCGAGATCACCGGGGTGGCGGCCTGCTCGACCGTGCCGGCCGCCCTGCGCTCGTTGCGGACCATGCTGACCCGCTACTACGGGGAACTGCCGAGCGTCATCGTGGAGCCCGGGGTGCGTACCGGCGTCCAGCTGGCCATCGACAACCCGAAGGAGGTCGGCGCCGACCGGGTGGTCAACACGCTGGCGGCCTACACCCTCTACGGCGGGCCGTCGATCGTGGTCGACTTCGGCACCACCACCAACTTCGACGTGATCAGTGCGCGGGGTGAGTTCCTCGGCGGTGCGTTCGCGCCGGGCATCGAGATCTCCTTCGACGCGCTCGCCGCCCGCGCCGCCCAGCTGCGCAAGGTCGAGGCGACCCGGCCCCGCTCGGTGATCGGCAAGAACACCGTCGAGTGCCTCCAGGCGGGGCTGTACTTCGGCTTCGCCGGGCAGGTGGACCGGATCGTCGAGCGGATGACCGCCGAACTGGGCGACCTGAAGGCGGTCATCGCGACCGGCGGCCTGGCCTCACTGGTGCTCACCGAGTGCCAGACGATCACGCACCACGAGCCGATGATCACCCTGATCGGCCTACGCATGGTCTACGAACGGAACGTCTAG
- the nadC gene encoding carboxylating nicotinate-nucleotide diphosphorylase: MTGDTERLLRGAGLDPDHVRRIIENAFVEDLGPDGLDVTSVATVPAAQTDTADLVARADGVVAGLAVAAAVFELAGEVTGIGRTAEVSLVARDGERVARGDVLATVTGPTRVLLTAERTALNLLCRMSGVATHTRAWADALAGSKAMVLDTRKTTPGLRALEKYAVRAGGGTNKRMGLHDVAMVKDNHKFAAGGIAAAYRRVRSAFPDVPVQVEVDTLAEAVEAVEAGADFLLLDNMPPAVLAAVVAAVGDRAELEATGGLTLADAAAVGATGVDFLSVGALTHSSPILDIALDLRTE, from the coding sequence ATGACGGGGGACACGGAGCGACTGCTGCGCGGGGCCGGGCTGGACCCGGACCACGTGCGCCGGATCATCGAGAACGCCTTCGTCGAGGATCTCGGCCCGGACGGGCTCGACGTCACCAGCGTCGCCACCGTCCCGGCGGCGCAGACCGACACCGCCGATCTGGTGGCCCGGGCCGACGGGGTGGTGGCCGGGCTGGCCGTCGCCGCCGCCGTGTTCGAGCTGGCCGGCGAGGTGACCGGCATCGGTCGTACCGCCGAGGTGTCGTTGGTCGCCCGCGACGGCGAGCGGGTGGCCCGGGGCGACGTGCTGGCGACGGTGACCGGCCCCACCCGGGTGCTGCTCACCGCCGAGCGGACCGCCCTCAACCTGCTCTGCCGGATGTCCGGGGTAGCGACACACACCCGGGCCTGGGCGGACGCGCTGGCCGGCAGCAAGGCGATGGTTCTCGACACCCGCAAGACCACGCCGGGCCTGCGCGCCCTGGAGAAGTACGCGGTCCGCGCGGGCGGCGGCACGAACAAGCGGATGGGTCTGCACGACGTCGCCATGGTCAAGGACAACCACAAGTTCGCCGCGGGCGGCATCGCCGCCGCCTATCGGCGGGTCCGGTCCGCGTTCCCGGACGTGCCCGTGCAGGTGGAGGTGGACACGCTCGCCGAGGCGGTGGAGGCGGTCGAGGCCGGGGCGGACTTCCTCCTGCTGGACAACATGCCGCCGGCGGTGCTCGCCGCGGTGGTGGCGGCCGTCGGCGACCGGGCCGAGCTGGAGGCGACCGGCGGGCTGACCCTGGCCGATGCCGCGGCGGTGGGAGCGACCGGCGTCGACTTCCTCTCCGTCGGCGCGCTCACCCACTCCTCACCCATCCTGGACATCGCCCTGGACCTGCGTACGGAGTGA